One stretch of Podospora bellae-mahoneyi strain CBS 112042 chromosome 2, whole genome shotgun sequence DNA includes these proteins:
- a CDS encoding hypothetical protein (EggNog:ENOG503P2S2; COG:J) yields MPRLAPSLFRQARNQISPFAPLLLPVCRTLDSTANELRWIKEHVNSTDSLVPRKLGIWQACLKREKGIPLQYILGNQPFGPLDILCKPGVLIPRPETESIITHLTTLLPFSSSPLKILDLCTGTGCIPLLIASLLPSTSQILGVDISPLAISLSRQNLSHNISLSHLPLSASKSITFTKSDIFSPSFLSSLPFSSGELDILTSNPPYISPAGFNKNTERSVRLYEPKLALVPDVNLGKGYVCLPEDVFYARLLEIVSVLQPKRVLFEVGDVEQATRVAEMVVRGGELKNYAGTVEIWRDDPEREEKERISLRNNEEKVEVKGRGNGRGVYFWRKDY; encoded by the exons ATGCCCCGACTCGCACCATCTCTATTTCGACAAGCCCGGAACCAAATATCACCCTTTGCTCCCCTGCTTCTGCCCGTCTGCCGAACCCTGGACTCAACCGCCAACGAACTCCGCTGGATAAAAGAGCACGTCAACTCAACCGATTCCCTCGTGCCCCGAAAGCTTGGAATATGGCAAGCTTGCCTCAAGCGGGAAAAGGGGATACCATTACAATACATCCTCGGCAACCAACCCTTCGGCCCCCTTGATATCCTCTGCAAACCAGGTGTTCTCATCCCACG ACCAGAAACCGAATCCATAATaacccacctcaccaccctccttcccttttcgtcctcccccctcaaaatcctcgACCTCTGCACAGGAACAGGCTGCATCCCCCTTTTGATagcttccctcctcccgtccACCAGCCAAATCCTCGGAGTCgacatctcccccctcgccatctccctctcccgccaaaacctctcccacaacatctccctctcccacctccccctttccgccTCCAAAAGCATAACCTTTACCAAATCCGACAttttttctccttccttcctctcttccctccccttttcctcggGAGAGTTGGACATCCTGACATCAAATCCCCCTTACATCTCCCCCGCTGGCTTCAACAAAAACACTGAACGTTCTGTCCGGTTATACGAGCCTAAACTCGCTCTTGTTCCGGATGTGAACCTAGGAAAAGGGTATGTATGCCTGCCGGAGGATGTGTTTTATGCAAGGTTGCTCGAGATTGTGAGTGTCCTCCAGCCGAAAAGGGTGCTTtttgaggtgggggatgtAGAGCAGGCGACGAGGGTGGCGGAGATGGTTGTTaggggaggggagctgaAGAATTATGCGGGGACGGTGGAGATTTGGAGGGATGATCctgagagggaggaaaaggagaggatATCGCTGAGGAATAATGAGGAGAAGGTcgaggtgaaggggagggggaatgggaggggggtgtattTTTGGAGGAAGGATTATTGA
- the AIM32 gene encoding Altered inheritance of mitochondria protein 32 (EggNog:ENOG503NXF7; COG:S), producing the protein MILQRVVQVCARPITLRGFATKAKSPPSFPTTPTCPSPTCACAPTPEFPEGFEIDHKTNINGLISNYAQHVLVCTGKDDWPSRIEDDSSGDNLAADLLLNASFPSSPAPKLRPELQTTSAYLLPSFKYVPWLPRVSFDSVEALVRGYLLPEKLHPLHDGLSPIHRDRLLRKPAYQNALYGVKDVDEVVVLICGHGGRDQRCGAYGPLLRGEFEKRLPEKGIEVVTGPVEVEVDETVQALEDGEGKKKDERAKTAARIGLISHIGGHKFAGNVIIYIPPKQTTKDGVRHPLAGHGIWYGRVEPRHIEGIVEETILQGKVVEELFRGGITQDGKILRL; encoded by the exons ATGATACTGCAACGAGTAGTTCAGGTGTGCGCCAGACCAATAACCCTGAGAGGGTTTGCGACCAAAGCGaagtcaccaccatcattcCCGACAACGCCGACATGTCCCTCGCCAACATGTGCATGCGCACCCACCCCCGAGTTTCCCGAGGGGTTTGAAATTGACCACAAGACAAATATCAATGGACTGATTTCCAACTACGCGCAACATGTCCTGGTTTGCACGGGCAAAGACGACTGGCCGTCCCGCATTGAGGACGACAGCAGTGGTGATAACCTCGCTGCTGACCTGC TCCTCAACGCTTCATTCCCCTCATCGCCTGCTCCCAAATTACGGCCTGAGTTGCAGACCACGTCAGCTTACCTCCTCCCTTCATTCAAGTATGTCCCTTGGCTACCGCGAGTCTCATTTGATAGCGTTGAGGCACTGGTGAGGGGCTATCTCCTCCCTGAAAAGCTGCACCCATTGCATGACGGGCTGTCACCCATTCACCGAGACCGTCTACTTCGCAAACCCGCCTATCAAAACGCTCTGTACGGTGTTAAGGACGTcgatgaggttgtggtgCTCATCTGTGGACATGGAGGGCGGGACCAGAGGTGTGGTGCTTATGGGCCACTGCTGAGGGGCGAGTTTGAGAAACGACTGCCTGAGAAGGGCATCGAGGTGGTTACAGggccggtggaggtggaggtggacgagACAGTTCAGGCCTTGGAAGAcggggaagggaagaagaaggacgaaAGAGCCAAGACGGCGGCCAGAATTGGTTTGATCAGTCATATTGGTGGACATAAGTTTGCGGGCAATGTCATCATTTATATACCTCCAAAGCAGACAACCAAGGATGGGGTGCGGCATCCGTTGGCTGGTCATGGGATCTGGTATGGGAGGGTTGAGCCGAGACATATTGAGGGCATCGTGGAGGAGACAATATTGCAGGGAAAGGTGGTAGAAGAGCTCTTCAGGGGAGGTATCACTCAGGATGGAAAGATTCTGCGACTTTGA
- the CYC2 gene encoding mitochondrial peripheral inner membrane protein (COG:C; COG:H; EggNog:ENOG503P3IW) — MSGRLVSSGIRLPKHVAGDGRLDPMKISLSSHAQRQTLQRIYTQRSQHRQFHVSPSQAAKSRFDSPKSEKDESRFAAAKSKENAPKSTPEPNAAQDQGEPRVTRKEVKRERTKILLEQREQKVRELEAQEKERLEQEKQEAERAEQERQELKRLVKEQLGLETENPAKEEKSRSEQSSNVVRNIFFSGVASAGALVLWEMWRFAYSTEPLNDQKFSPFEIVDRQQVSPTAFIITVKPVVSRLGGLASQWKLAWLETLQHKLAWEGTWAVEIKQPELQVARDYTPLPELDVLSATNEYDTRGRIELFQLLKGLFSPQQSIPTFKFLIRRTEGGEVSSWLSRRKVGDTIELRGPHQSFNVVARAGYKEAEEPKRVVFLAGGTGIAPALQAAGSLFREHGQTLKKMPQVDIIWANRSKEDIKTDNPVIKLLEKLKEMSRGKINYVCVVDEERRFITANDIVAKTQITPPRKSWFWNSSKAESTPSKDDVNCYYHSSKHLITSAGEDYEKVDGENPRRQCACPVGRPSFKNLLMVSGPEGFNNHFAGPKYWADGKERQGPVGGVIGELAKKYPSLASDWLVLKL, encoded by the coding sequence ATGTCGGGAAGACTCGTCTCATCGGGCATACGCCTGCCAAAACACGTTGCTGGAGATGGGAGACTCGACCCCATGAAGATCTCGCTCTCATCACATGCTCAACGACAGACATTACAAAGAATATACACGCAAAGGTCCCAGCATCGCCAATTTCATGTCTCACCTTCTCAGGCAGCAAAATCTAGATTTGACTCCCCCAAGTCGGAGAAAGATGAATCCAGATTCGCCGCTGCCAAGTCGAAGGAAAATGCTCCAAAATCAACCCCAGAGCCAAATGCAGCCCAAGACCAGGGGGAGCCACGCGTCACCaggaaggaggtgaagcGAGAGCGAACGAAAATACTCCTAGAACAACGGGAACAGAAAGTCCGAGAGCTAGAAGcacaagagaaagaaagactAGAACAGGAAAAACAAGAGGCAGAGAGAGCGGAACAAGAGAGGCAAGAGCTCAAACGACTGGTCAAGGAACAACTAGGCCTAGAAACAGAAAACCCAGcaaaagaggagaagagccGGTCAGAGCAGAGTTCGAATGTCGTCCGCaacattttcttttccggAGTTGCCTCGGCCGGTGCCCTCGTCTTATGGGAGATGTGGAGGTTTGCTTACAGCACCGAGCCACTCAACGACCAGAAGTTTTCACCATTTGAGATTGTTGACCGGCAACAAGTGTCTCCTACGGCCTTTATCATCACCGTCAAGCCGGTTGTATCACGCCTGGGCGGTCTCGCCAGCCAGTGGAAGCTGGCATGGCTCGAGACGCTCCAGCACAAACTTGCGTGGGAAGGTACCTGGGCTGTTGAGATCAAACAGCCCGAACTCCAAGTTGCGAGAGATTACACCCCCTTGCCGGAGCTGGATGTACTTAGTGCTACAAACGAGTACGACACTCGCGGCCGTATCGAACTCTTCCAGCTGCTCAAGGGTCTCTTCTCCCCACAACAATCCATTCCCACGTTCAAGTTCCTAATCAGGAGAACAgaaggcggggaggtgaGCAGCTGGCTAAGCCGCAGAAAAGTGGGGGACACCATTGAACTACGCGGACCACACCAGAGCTTCAATGTCGTCGCCCGGGCGGGGTACAAGGAAGCGGAAGAGCCCAAAAGGGTCGTGTTTCTCGCCGGCGGAACAGGCATAGCACCAGCCCTCCAAGCAGCCGGGAGCCTCTTCCGGGAACACGGACAAACCTTGAAGAAAATGCCCCAAGTCGACATTATATGGGCCAACCGGTCAAAAGAGGACATCAAGACCGACAACCCTGTCATTAAGCTTCTCGAGAAACTGAAGGAAATGTCTCGAGGGAAGATCAACTATGTTTGCGTTGTGGATGAGGAGCGGAGATTCATCACCGCGAATGATATCGTCGCCAAGACGCAAATCACACCGCCGCGAAAGTCATGGTTTTGGAATTCTTCAAAGGCCGAATCAACCCCGTCAAAAGACGATGTCAACTGCTACTACCACTCCTCAAAACACCTGATTACTTCTGCGGGTGAGGACTATGAgaaggttgatggggagaaCCCACGACGGCAGTGCGCCTGCCCTGTTGGAAGGCCGAGCTTTAAGAATCTGCTTATGGTGTCTGGGCCCGAGGGTTTCAACAATCACTTTGCTGGACCAAAGTATTGGGCTGACGGCAAGGAGAGGCAGGGCCCGGTTGGGGGTGTTATTGGGGAGTTGGCGAAGAAGTACCCAAGTTTGGCGAGCGATTGGCTTGTGTTGAAGCTGTAA
- the NEO1 gene encoding putative aminophospholipid-translocase (COG:P; EggNog:ENOG503NU8S; BUSCO:EOG09260AZM) produces MPPPSQYHPSAPPDSPDDSDSELDLDIEELDPTPASGSSQASQQPKQTERRAPRIALRTLRMGGLRRGANRNGYGELGRSRAAGEEDAEALLRDDDGNNPRYSDASTGGRDDAPLLSEHGGGSGPRRRRRSFTADTLRVGRLRLPSFMSGTGADHGKDNQEEEEKEEDDPSSSRLVAVGSRQVIRFPPNSISNAKYTAWSFLPVTLYNEFSFFFNMYFLLVALSQIIPALRIGYLSTYIAPLAFVLVITLGKEAYDDLERRRRDNEANSELYTVLQFDEPGVGSVNLRSRKTLKSSHVRKGSKRAIPQGDRLSDIREEEEQMEADGSHRFASSHVHEISKKSKDLKVGDVLKLSKGHRVPADVIVLKCLSNEAAAHQGEPEAPPPKEESLLVDHPVDPGQGSSKDVESAAGGAAEGSSNGETFIRTDQLDGETDWKLRLASPLSQNLPIEELVRLRVTAGKPDRKVNEFTGTLELLPTRQDAVSTNAFASSDEQAKAAPLSIDNTAWANTVIASHATTLAVVIYSGPQTRSALSTSPSRSKTGLLEYEINSLTKILCFLTLALSIILVAAEGFGNTKTDVWYIKIMKFLVLFSTIVPISLRVNLDMGKSVYSWFIQRDPGIPGAVVRTSTIPEDLGRIEYLLSDKTGTLTQNDMEMKKIHVGTVSYANDAMDEVAGYVRQGFNLGATNLSQVSNPPLATPSSSSAAGMGAGATRQRREIGSRVRDVVMALALCHNVTPTTEEDERTGRMVNSYQASSPDEIAIVKWTESVGLRLAYRDRRSIVLESTETGRVVVKVRILDIFPFTSEGKRMGIVVRFAERLNETGDGDGEIWFYQKGADTVMTGIVAANDWLDEETANMAREGLRTLVVGRKRLSNAEYREFEQEYKRAALAISGREAGVQGVVGRYLEHDLELLGVTGVEDKLQRDVKPSLELLRNAGIKIWMLTGDKVETARCVGVSSKLVARGQYIHTVEKLRRKDSAQEHIDFLRSKPDSCLLIDGESLGLFLTHYRTEFISVAVKLPTVVACRCSPTQKAEVARLIKEYTKKRVCCIGDGGNDVSMIQAADVGVGIVGKEGRQASLAADFSIEQFCHLTKLLVWHGRNSYKRSAKLAQFVIHRGLIIAVCQTMFSIAVDFEPLGLYKDWLMVGYATIYTAAPVLSLVLDKDVDEELANLYPELYKELTEGRSLSYRTFFVWVFVSIYQGCLIQGLSQVLTEVDSPRMVAVSYTVLVLNELLMVAVEITTWHWVMVVSIVGTFLVFVGSVPFLGGYFDLGFLMEVGFYWRVAAILAMSLIPTWAAKVIQRTMKPPSYRKVQGI; encoded by the exons ATGCCTCCCCCAAGCCAGTACCACCCGTCTGCTCCGCCAGACTCGCCGGACGACTCGGACTCCGAACTAGATCTCGATATCGAAGAACTCGACCCGACTCCCGCCTCTGGCTCCTCGCAGGCCAGTCAGCAGCCAAAACAAACCGAACGACGAGCTCCGAGGATAGCTTTGCGTACGCTTCGTATGGGTGGCCTACGTCGAGGGGCTAACCGGAATGGATACGGCGAGCTGGGACGCAGCCGGGCcgcaggcgaggaagacgccGAGGCGCTTCTGAGGGACGATGATGGAAACAACCCACGCTACTCCGATGCCAGCACGGGCGGGAGAGACGATGCCCCGCTGCTCAGCGAGCACGGCGGTGGTTCAGGCCCgcggcggcgacgacgatCTTTTACTGCCGACACCCTTCGGGTTGGGAGACTCCGGCTGCCTAGTTTCATGTCGGGAACAGGCGCAGATCATGGCAAGGACAaccaagaggaagaggaaaaagaagaggacgaccCATCGTCATCCAGACTGGTGGCTGTTGGCTCACGACAGGTAATACGGTTCCCACCAAACTCGATATCAAACGCCAAGTACACAGCGTGGAGCTTTTTGCCAGTGACGCTGTACAACGagttttccttcttcttcaacatgtACTTTTTGTTGGTGGCCTTGTCGCAGATCATTCCGGCGCTGAGAATCGGTTATCTTTCCACGTACATTGCGCCATTAGCGTTTGTTTTGGTGATCACTCTGGGGAAGGAAGCCTATGATGATCtcgagaggaggaggagagacaATGAGGCCAACTCTGAATTGTATACGGTACTGCAGTTCGACGAACCAGGAGTGGGTAGCGTGAATCTTCGGTCAAGGAAAACACTCAAATCATCTCACGTACGGAAAGGTTCAAAACGTGCTATTCCACAAGGGGACAGACTGTCGGATAtcagagaggaggaagagcaaaTGGAGGCTGACGGCTCACACCGCTTCGCTTCGTCTCATGTTCATGAAATCAGCAAAAAGTCAAAGGATCTCAAGGTGGGCGATGTCCTGAAGCTCAGCAAGGGGCATCGTGTACCGGCCGATGTCATTGTTCTAAAGTGTCTTTCAAACGAAGCCGCGGCCCACCAAGGAGAGCCggaagcaccaccaccgaaagAAGAGTCGCTACTGGTCGATCACCCTGTCGATCCTGGGCAGGGCAGCTCAAAGGATGTCGAGTCCGCTGCCGGAGGAGCTGCTGAGGGAAGCTCAAACGGAGAAACCTTTATCAGAACAGACCAGCTCGACGGTGAAACTGACTGGAAATTACGTCTTGCCTCTCCCCTCTCGCAAAACCTACCAATCGAGGAGCTTGTTCGCCTTCGCGTCACCGCTGGCAAGCCAGACAGAAAGGTCAACGAGTTCACCGGTACCTTGGAGCTGCTGCCCACACGGCAGGATGCTGTGAGCACCAACGCCTTTGCCAGCAGCGATGAGCAAGCCAAGGCAGCTCCCCTCTCCATCGACAACACCGCCTGGGCCAACACGGTCATTGCCTCACACGCCACCACCTTGGCGGTGGTAATCTACAGCGGCCCGCAAACCCGCTCCGCCCtgtcaacctcgccctcccgCTCGAAGACTGGCCTTCTCGAATACGAAATCAACTCGCTTACCAAAATCCTCTGCTttctcaccctcgccctgTCCATCATCCTGGTCGCGGCGGAAGGTTTCGGCAACACAAAGACTGACGTGTGGTACATCAAGATTATGAAGTTTCTGGTCCTGTTCTCGACCATCGTGCCGATTTCCCTCCGTGTCAATCTCGACATGGGAAAATCGGTTTATTCATGGTTTATCCAGCGGGACCCCGGGATCCCGGgcgcggtggtgaggacgtCGACGATACCGGAGGACTTGGGGAGGATCGAGTATCTCCTCAGCGACAAGACGGGGACATTGACGCAAAACGAcatggagatgaagaagattcATGTCGGGACGGTGTCGTATGCTAATGATGCGATGGACGAGGTGGCGGGGTATGTGAGGCAGGGGTTTAATCTTGGTGCTACGAATCTGAGCCAGGTGTCCAATCCGCCTTTGGCCACGCCGTCGAGCTCGAGCGCTGCGGGGATGGGGGCTGGGGCTacgaggcagaggagggagattgggtcgagggtgagggatgtggtgatggcgctggcgctgTGTCATAACGTTACGCCTACtacggaggaggatgagaggacggggaggatggttAATTCTTATCAGGCGAGCAGTCCGGATGAGATTGCGATTGTGAAGTGGACTGAGTCGGTTGGGCTGAGGTTGGCGTATCGGGACAGGAGGAGTATTGTTTTGGAGAGTACtgagacggggagggtggtggtgaaggtgaggATATTGGACATTTTCCCTTTTACGAGcgaggggaagaggatgggcaTTGTGGTTAGGTTTGCAGAGAGGTTGAATGAGAcaggggatggggatggggagattTGGTTTTATCAAAAGGGGGCGGATACGGTCATGACGGGGATTGTGGCGGCGAATGATtggttggatgaggagacTGCGAATATGGCTAGGGAGGGGCTGAGgacgctggtggtggggaggaagaggttgagtAATGCGGAGTACAGGGAGTTTGAGCAGGAGTATAAGAGGGCGGCTTTGGCGATTAGTGGACGGGAGGCCGGGGtgcagggggtggtgggccGGTATCTGGAGCATGATTTGGAGTTGCTTGGGGTCACAGGGGTGGAGGATAAGCTGCAGAGGGATGTGAAGCCTAGTTTGGAGCTGTTGAGGAACGCGGGGATCAAGATTTGGATGCTGACGGGGGACAAGGTTGAGACGGCGAGGTGTGTAGGTGTGAGCAGTAAGCTGGTGGCGAGGGGGCAGTATATACATACTGTggagaagttgaggaggaaggacaGCGCGCAGGAGCATATTGACTTTTTGAGGAGCAAGCCGGACAGCTGCTTACTGATTGATGGGGagagtttggggttgtttttgaCGCATTATCGGACCGAGTTTATCAGTGTGGCGGTGAAGTTGCCGACGGTTGTTGCTTGTCGGTGCTCGCCGACGCAAAAGGCGGAGGTGGCGAGGCTGATCAAGGAGTATACCAAGAAGAGGGTGTGCTGTAtcggggatggagggaaTGATGTTAGTATGATTCAGGCGGCGGATGTAGGGGTTGGTATCGTTGGCAAGGAAGGACGACAGGCCAGTCTTGCGGCTGATTTCAGCATCGAGCAGTTTTGTCACTTGACCAAGCTGCTGGTGTGGCACGGGAGGAACTCGTACAAACGAAGCGCCAAGTTGGCCCAGTTTGTGATCCACAGAGGGTTGATCATTGCGGTGTGCCAGACAATGTTTAGCATCGCGGTCGACTTTGAGCCGTTGGGGTTGTACAAAGACTGGTTGATGGTCGGGTACGCCACCATCTACACGGCGGCACCGGTGCTGAGTCTTGTCCTGGACAAGGAtgtggacgaggagctggcgaACCTGTATCCGGAGCTGTACAAAGAATTGACCGAGGGCAGGAGCTTGAGCTACCGGACTTTTTTTGTGTGGGTGTTTGTGTCGATTTACCAGGGGTGTCTGATTCAGGGGTTGAGCCAGGTCTTGACCGAGGTGGATAGCCcgaggatggtggcggttAGTTATACCGTGCTGGTGCTGAACGAgctgttgatggtggcggtggagattACGACGTGGCattgggtgatggtggtgtcgatTGTGGGCACgtttttggtgtttgtggGAAGTGTGCCGTTTTTGGGAGGGTATTTTGATTTGGGGTTTTTGATGGAGGT GGGCTTTTACTGGAGAGTTGCGGCGATCCTGGCCATGAGCTTGATCCCAACTTGGGCGGCAAAGGTGATTCAACGGACTATGAAGCCGCCTTCTTACAGAAAGGTTCAGGGGATTTGA